One Streptomyces sp. ML-6 genomic region harbors:
- a CDS encoding protein kinase, with amino-acid sequence MSPETVGARFRIKGIVGRGNMGEVHRAEDLQAAPDSPHREVAVKTVLRGRTGIAVDTSGSNQEVDRFRREVRIMRMLSQGHPNLTRLIDGGIDGAPGGSGLPYLAMELLDGHPLADLIDEEPQLPVSWAAAAGAQIASGLAAAHTAGVVHRDLKPANVMLTGDGTVKILDFGMGTIVDDPDQTRLTSTGVSVGTARYMAPEQFRAERVSALADLYALGCILYELLVGQPPFSARTPFELSEQHQHEQPPSLTLVRPDLPAGLVRLVDRLLEKDAELRPENAALVHDALVPLALAPDDTAALLAPHWQVMDPVARLRALLPERTPAVPAPVPRRQPRLPETMDVFGIHADLIREYEDFTRSATVFRDARIDGFVKDDLAAKSQWPDPWLSLNPFFADGGKVTELVRDGVLHPRCAEIFQADKKEASPRPDGRPLTFHLHQRQAIEAAQAGDSYVLTTGTGSGKSLSYIVPIVDHVLKEREAAGPGAGGRVRAIVVYPMNALANSQLKELEKYLHHGFGAGREPVTFARYTGQESEEQRRELRKNPPDILLTNYVMLELMLTRPDDRSSLIRMADGLQFLVFDELHTYRGRQGADVAFLIRRVREACRASTTLQCIGTSATMSTEGSWEDQQREVARVAGRLFGTTVLPKRVIGETLVRATGEAPATVPAERLRSSAAPRSYEALTKDSLARWVESRFGLEHEEGTGRLRRCAPGTVESAAAELAAESGVSDERVREAIRATLEAGSQAKHPVTERPLFAFRLHQFLSKGDTVYTTLEDPLTRPLTRTYQLEQPDSDGKPLFPLAFCRECGQEYLTVWRSEENGAYQYEPRRNTSASGGRDGEGYLYLGMPGEDYEWPADPQSAVDDRRLPESWLEPDAQGVTVVKKSYRPRVPRRVVVDAFGNESGEGLVAAFVPAPFLFCVHCQVSYEQTRGRDFAKLATLDQEGRSSATSLISASIVKSLRAVPEESLGKEARKLLTFVDNRQDASLQAGHFNDFAQVTQLRGALYRAAAQAGEEGLRHDDLAEAVTGVMGLSPREYAGAASLAPSMERRAAKAFRDVVGYRLYRDLERGWRITMPNLEQTGLLRIDYEDLDWIAARPERWQSAHAVLRDADPALREEVARTLLDHMRRALAIDVQYFRDDFDTLQRASEERLVGPWVLSESDKPTVGTAYPYGSRPGMERSALFLSARGKFGKYLRRNVPELRALSLDDVQSVIGDLLKVLLQAELVREVEAAPEYSGPAFRRRAAEKRTGYRVSAAALVWRAGDGERGAVDPLARTYSSGEGPRVNPFFRDLYRTAAAELAGLFAREHTAQVPPEDRLEREEEFRKAELPLLYCSPTMELGVDISSLNAVLMRNVPPTPANYAQRSGRAGRSGQPALVTTYCATGNSHDQYYFRRSQDMVSGQVAPPRLDLANEDLVRSHLQGIWLAETGMRLGTAIPDVIDVAYDPEGSDRPDPQMPLPLLPHIRDLSLDEGARRRAVAAARTVLAPLIADFAATTWWYDEWIEDRIDRAPHWFDESFERWRELFRAAVVDQYEQNKRVVDHTLSQGEQSRARSRRREAETQTNLLLNRSSDSKSVMSDFNPYRYLASEGFLPGYSFPRLPLAAYIPRSGNRRNADGDYLQRPRFLAIREFGPGALIYHEGARYQVTRVQLPPDASGDLPTAETQRCDNCGYHHVVKPGVDLCTMCGENLRNKRTGLLHLHTVYTTPRERISSDEEERRRAGFRLETSYAFQGHGARKGRLTSHVTDTDGAPVLDLDYGDSATVRITNLGRVHDKENEPDGYWLDLGDGRWLNDRAAADAIEGTGMPVVDQDGNEKRRKKRVLPYVEDRRNILVLTLDEPQPEPVALSFLYALERGIEAAFELEDSELTAELLPPDDGPRHRVLFTEAAEGGAGVLRRIQHEKDALARAARTALEICHFDPETGEDEGGPGEGEKCARGCYACLLTYANQTHHRELSRYSAQPLLARLATARTEREDRGESRSERFRRLAPAANGTSGTPSGAPEPSAPAPTPLETDLGALVASGDLLGWLRAKGFRLPDKAKVLVPEAGACPDLVFLLDGANLAVFVDVPGRAADSTRDVEAGYRLEDAGWDVLRFPTDADWDAIAEHNAAYFHLR; translated from the coding sequence ATGAGCCCGGAGACGGTCGGCGCACGGTTCCGGATCAAGGGAATCGTGGGGCGCGGAAACATGGGCGAAGTCCACCGGGCCGAAGACCTCCAGGCCGCCCCGGACTCCCCGCACAGGGAGGTCGCGGTCAAGACCGTGCTGCGCGGCCGGACCGGGATCGCCGTCGACACCTCGGGGTCCAACCAGGAGGTCGACCGCTTCCGCCGCGAAGTGCGGATCATGCGCATGCTCTCCCAGGGCCACCCGAACCTCACCCGGCTGATCGACGGCGGCATCGACGGGGCGCCGGGCGGCAGTGGCCTGCCCTACCTCGCCATGGAGCTGCTGGACGGTCATCCGCTCGCGGACCTCATTGACGAAGAGCCTCAGCTCCCGGTCTCCTGGGCCGCCGCCGCCGGTGCGCAGATCGCCTCCGGTCTCGCCGCCGCGCACACGGCCGGGGTCGTCCACCGCGACCTGAAGCCCGCCAACGTGATGCTGACCGGGGACGGCACGGTCAAGATCCTCGACTTCGGCATGGGCACGATCGTCGACGATCCCGACCAGACCCGCCTGACCAGCACGGGCGTCAGCGTCGGCACGGCCCGCTACATGGCCCCCGAGCAGTTCCGCGCCGAACGCGTCTCCGCACTCGCCGACCTCTACGCACTCGGCTGCATCCTGTACGAACTGCTGGTCGGGCAGCCGCCGTTCTCCGCCAGAACCCCGTTCGAGCTCTCCGAGCAGCACCAGCACGAGCAGCCGCCGTCGCTGACCCTGGTCCGCCCGGACCTGCCCGCCGGACTGGTCCGGCTCGTGGACCGGCTCCTGGAGAAGGACGCCGAGCTCCGGCCCGAGAACGCCGCGCTGGTCCATGACGCGTTGGTCCCGCTCGCACTCGCCCCGGACGACACCGCCGCCCTGCTGGCTCCGCACTGGCAGGTGATGGACCCGGTGGCGCGGCTGCGGGCCCTGCTGCCGGAGCGTACCCCCGCCGTGCCCGCACCCGTGCCGCGCCGGCAGCCGCGCCTGCCCGAGACGATGGACGTCTTCGGCATCCATGCCGACCTGATCCGCGAGTACGAGGACTTCACCCGGAGCGCGACCGTGTTCCGGGACGCCCGGATCGACGGCTTCGTCAAGGACGACCTGGCGGCAAAGTCGCAGTGGCCCGACCCGTGGCTGTCGCTGAACCCGTTCTTCGCCGATGGCGGCAAGGTCACCGAGCTCGTGCGCGACGGCGTGCTGCACCCCCGGTGCGCGGAGATCTTCCAGGCGGACAAGAAGGAGGCCTCGCCGCGCCCGGACGGCCGTCCGCTCACCTTCCACCTCCACCAGCGGCAGGCGATCGAGGCCGCGCAGGCGGGCGACTCCTACGTGCTGACCACCGGCACCGGTTCCGGGAAGTCCCTGTCGTACATCGTCCCGATCGTGGACCACGTCCTGAAGGAACGCGAGGCGGCCGGTCCGGGCGCGGGGGGCCGGGTCCGCGCGATCGTCGTGTACCCGATGAACGCCCTGGCCAACTCCCAGCTGAAGGAGCTGGAGAAGTACCTGCACCACGGTTTCGGGGCCGGGCGCGAGCCGGTCACCTTCGCCCGTTACACCGGCCAGGAGTCCGAGGAGCAGCGTCGGGAGCTGCGCAAGAACCCGCCGGACATCCTGCTGACGAACTACGTGATGCTGGAGCTGATGCTGACCCGGCCGGACGACCGGTCCAGCCTGATCCGGATGGCCGACGGTCTGCAGTTCCTCGTCTTCGACGAGTTGCACACCTACCGGGGCAGGCAGGGCGCGGACGTGGCGTTCCTGATCCGCCGGGTCCGTGAGGCCTGCCGGGCCTCGACGACCCTGCAGTGCATCGGCACCTCGGCGACCATGTCCACCGAGGGCTCCTGGGAGGACCAGCAGCGCGAGGTCGCCAGGGTGGCCGGCCGGCTGTTCGGTACGACGGTGCTGCCGAAGCGGGTCATCGGCGAGACCCTCGTCCGGGCGACCGGGGAGGCCCCGGCGACCGTGCCCGCCGAGCGGCTGCGGTCGTCCGCGGCGCCCCGTTCGTACGAGGCGCTGACGAAGGACTCGCTGGCCCGCTGGGTGGAGTCCCGGTTCGGTCTGGAGCACGAGGAGGGCACGGGACGGCTCCGCCGCTGCGCACCGGGCACCGTCGAGAGTGCGGCGGCCGAGCTGGCCGCGGAGTCCGGGGTGTCCGACGAGAGGGTGCGCGAGGCGATCCGCGCCACTCTGGAGGCGGGCTCGCAGGCGAAGCACCCGGTGACGGAGCGGCCGTTGTTCGCCTTCCGGCTGCACCAGTTCCTCTCCAAGGGCGACACCGTCTACACCACGCTGGAGGACCCGCTCACCCGGCCGCTCACCCGCACCTACCAGCTGGAGCAGCCGGACAGTGACGGCAAGCCGCTGTTCCCGCTGGCGTTCTGCCGTGAGTGCGGCCAGGAGTACCTGACCGTCTGGCGCTCCGAGGAGAACGGCGCGTACCAGTACGAGCCGCGCCGCAACACCTCCGCCTCGGGCGGCCGCGACGGCGAGGGCTACCTGTACCTGGGCATGCCCGGGGAGGATTACGAGTGGCCGGCCGATCCGCAGAGCGCCGTGGACGACAGGCGGCTGCCGGAGTCGTGGCTGGAGCCGGACGCGCAGGGCGTGACAGTCGTCAAGAAGTCCTACCGGCCCCGGGTGCCCAGGCGCGTCGTCGTGGACGCGTTCGGGAACGAGTCGGGCGAGGGGCTGGTGGCGGCGTTCGTCCCGGCGCCGTTCCTGTTCTGCGTGCACTGCCAGGTCTCCTACGAGCAGACCCGCGGCCGGGACTTCGCCAAGCTGGCCACCCTGGACCAGGAGGGGCGTTCGTCGGCCACCTCCCTGATCTCCGCGTCGATCGTGAAGTCCCTGCGCGCGGTGCCCGAGGAGAGCCTGGGCAAGGAGGCGCGCAAGCTCCTCACCTTCGTCGACAACCGGCAGGACGCCTCGCTCCAGGCCGGCCACTTCAACGACTTCGCGCAGGTGACCCAGTTGCGCGGTGCGCTGTACCGGGCCGCGGCGCAGGCGGGCGAGGAGGGGCTGCGCCACGACGACCTCGCCGAGGCGGTGACCGGGGTGATGGGGTTGTCGCCCCGTGAGTACGCCGGAGCCGCCTCCCTCGCTCCCTCCATGGAACGCCGTGCGGCGAAGGCCTTCCGCGATGTGGTGGGGTACCGGCTCTACCGGGACCTGGAGCGCGGCTGGCGCATCACGATGCCCAACCTCGAACAGACGGGACTGCTGCGGATCGACTACGAGGACCTGGACTGGATCGCGGCCCGGCCGGAGCGCTGGCAGTCCGCGCACGCCGTGCTGCGCGACGCCGACCCCGCCCTGCGCGAGGAGGTCGCCCGCACGCTGCTCGACCACATGCGGCGGGCCCTCGCCATCGACGTCCAGTACTTCCGCGACGACTTCGACACCTTGCAGCGGGCGAGCGAGGAACGCCTCGTCGGGCCGTGGGTCCTGAGCGAGAGCGACAAGCCCACCGTCGGCACCGCGTACCCGTACGGTTCGCGGCCGGGCATGGAGCGCTCCGCGCTGTTCCTGTCGGCCCGCGGCAAGTTCGGCAAGTACCTCCGGCGGAACGTGCCCGAGCTGCGCGCCCTGTCACTGGACGATGTCCAGAGCGTCATCGGCGACCTGCTGAAGGTGCTGCTCCAGGCGGAGTTGGTGCGCGAGGTGGAGGCGGCCCCCGAGTACTCCGGCCCCGCCTTCCGCCGCCGGGCGGCCGAGAAGCGCACCGGTTACCGGGTGTCGGCCGCCGCCCTGGTCTGGCGGGCCGGGGACGGCGAGCGGGGTGCGGTCGATCCGCTGGCACGCACGTACAGCAGCGGTGAGGGCCCGCGCGTCAACCCGTTCTTCCGCGACCTGTACCGGACGGCGGCGGCCGAACTGGCCGGGCTGTTCGCCCGGGAACACACCGCGCAGGTTCCCCCGGAGGACCGGCTGGAGCGCGAGGAGGAGTTCCGGAAGGCCGAACTGCCGCTGCTGTACTGCTCCCCGACGATGGAGCTGGGCGTGGACATCTCCTCGCTCAACGCCGTGCTGATGCGCAATGTGCCGCCGACCCCGGCGAACTACGCGCAGCGCTCGGGCCGGGCCGGCCGTTCCGGTCAGCCCGCGCTGGTTACCACGTACTGCGCCACGGGCAACAGCCACGACCAGTACTACTTCCGGCGTTCCCAGGACATGGTGTCCGGGCAGGTGGCGCCCCCGCGTCTGGATCTCGCCAACGAGGATCTGGTCCGCTCCCACCTCCAGGGCATCTGGCTGGCGGAGACCGGGATGAGGCTGGGCACCGCGATCCCGGACGTCATCGACGTGGCCTACGACCCCGAGGGCAGCGACCGACCCGATCCGCAGATGCCGCTGCCGCTCCTCCCCCACATCCGCGACCTGTCCCTGGACGAGGGCGCGCGGCGGCGCGCGGTCGCCGCCGCCCGTACCGTCCTCGCCCCGCTGATCGCCGACTTCGCGGCCACCACCTGGTGGTACGACGAGTGGATCGAGGACCGGATCGACCGGGCGCCGCACTGGTTCGACGAGTCCTTCGAGCGGTGGCGCGAGCTGTTCCGGGCGGCCGTCGTCGATCAGTACGAGCAGAACAAGCGGGTCGTCGACCACACGCTCTCGCAGGGCGAGCAGAGCCGGGCCCGCAGCCGGCGCCGCGAGGCCGAGACCCAGACGAACCTGCTGCTGAACCGCTCGTCCGACAGCAAGTCGGTGATGAGCGACTTCAACCCGTACCGCTATCTGGCGTCCGAGGGGTTCCTGCCCGGCTACAGCTTCCCGCGGCTCCCGCTGGCCGCGTACATCCCGCGTTCCGGCAACCGCCGCAACGCCGACGGGGACTACCTCCAGCGTCCCCGGTTCCTCGCGATCCGGGAGTTCGGCCCCGGCGCGCTCATCTACCACGAGGGCGCCCGCTACCAGGTCACCCGCGTGCAACTGCCGCCGGACGCCTCGGGCGACCTGCCGACGGCGGAGACGCAGCGCTGCGACAACTGCGGTTACCACCACGTCGTCAAGCCCGGCGTGGACCTGTGCACGATGTGCGGGGAGAACCTGCGGAACAAGCGCACCGGCCTGCTCCACCTGCACACCGTGTACACCACCCCGCGCGAGCGGATCTCCTCCGACGAGGAGGAGCGCCGCCGGGCCGGTTTCCGTCTGGAGACCTCGTACGCGTTCCAGGGCCACGGCGCCCGCAAGGGACGCCTCACCTCGCACGTCACCGACACCGACGGTGCGCCGGTCCTCGATCTGGACTACGGCGACTCGGCGACCGTCCGCATCACCAACCTCGGCCGGGTCCACGACAAGGAGAACGAGCCGGACGGTTACTGGCTCGATCTCGGCGACGGCCGCTGGCTCAACGACCGGGCCGCGGCGGACGCCATCGAGGGCACCGGCATGCCGGTGGTCGACCAGGACGGCAACGAGAAGCGCCGCAAGAAGCGTGTCCTGCCCTATGTGGAGGACCGCCGCAATATCCTCGTGCTCACCCTGGACGAGCCGCAGCCCGAGCCGGTGGCCCTGTCGTTCCTGTACGCGCTGGAGCGGGGCATCGAGGCCGCGTTCGAGCTGGAGGACTCCGAGCTGACCGCCGAACTGCTGCCTCCGGACGACGGCCCGCGGCATCGCGTCCTGTTCACGGAGGCGGCCGAGGGCGGCGCCGGTGTGCTGCGGCGCATCCAGCACGAGAAGGACGCCCTCGCCAGGGCCGCCCGGACAGCCCTGGAGATCTGCCACTTCGACCCGGAGACGGGCGAGGACGAGGGCGGCCCGGGAGAGGGCGAGAAGTGCGCCCGCGGCTGCTACGCCTGCCTGTTGACCTACGCCAACCAGACGCACCACCGCGAGCTGAGCCGGTACAGCGCGCAACCGCTGCTCGCCCGGCTGGCCACCGCCCGTACCGAACGGGAGGACCGCGGCGAGTCCCGCAGCGAACGCTTCCGCAGGCTGGCCCCGGCGGCGAACGGCACCTCCGGCACGCCCTCCGGGGCCCCGGAGCCCTCGGCGCCCGCGCCGACCCCGCTGGAGACGGATCTGGGCGCCCTCGTCGCGAGCGGCGACCTGCTCGGCTGGCTCAGGGCGAAGGGTTTCCGGCTGCCGGACAAGGCCAAGGTCCTCGTCCCGGAGGCGGGGGCCTGCCCGGATCTGGTCTTCCTCCTGGACGGTGCCAACCTCGCCGTGTTCGTCGACGTTCCCGGCCGGGCGGCCGACTCGACCCGCGACGTCGAGGCCGGTTACCGCCTGGAGGACGCCGGCTGGGACGTCCTGCGCTTCCCGACGGACGCGGACTGGGACGCCATCGCCGAGCACAACGCCGCCTACTTCCACCTGCGTTGA